A window from Mangifera indica cultivar Alphonso chromosome 2, CATAS_Mindica_2.1, whole genome shotgun sequence encodes these proteins:
- the LOC123208840 gene encoding YTH domain-containing protein ECT4-like → MATTLSPPVDQASDLLQKLSLDSQTKTLEIPEPNKKPPANQFDSGNAATGQIPTERLGTPFLNDFMDPNVCFVPNGYPSTFYYGGYDGNVNEFDDYGIVGQDGMTSGVYGDNGSLMYHHGYGYAPYAPYSPATSPVPTMGTDGQLYGPQHYQYPHYFQPLTPNSGPYSPNPVAPPLDASTSVAPEQKPLPVETTNGKSNTVANGGVKGSNGATPFKPSYQTSSFNSNNTYGRGSLPGRIPASGYQDPRFSFDGMRSSIPWVDGSMISDSQLRPVNSTTYNAPISNGNNVPSSRNQNYRPNSHYMGLHQPRPMGTAQGFMNVNRIYPNKLYGQYGNTFRSGMGFGTNGYDLRTNGRGGWLAVDGKHKTRGRGYFGYGSENMDGLNELNRGPRAKGSKNQKASAPVASAVKEQNVQTNGTTDEEKATTAILDREQYNKADFPEEYTDAKFFVIKSYSEDDVHKSIKYNVWASTPNGNKKLDAAYQEAQQKSGGCPVFLFFSVNTSGQFVGLAEMTGPVDFNKNVEYWQQDKWTGCFPVTWHVVKDVPNSLLKHITLENNENKPVTNSRDTQEIKLEQGLKVIKIFKEHSSKTCILDDFGFYEARQKTIQEKKAKQQQFQKQVWEGKPIEEKKEDSNGDLKSQKSLEFATDLSKEPTFAAQANGDVKISENGSVAKTGDAYRGGKPVVTEKAILANSC, encoded by the exons ATGGCTACTACACTTTCTCCTCCTGTAGACC AAGCTTCAGATTTGCTGCAGAAGTTGTCATTAGATTCGCAGACCAAGACTCTTGAAATTCCTGAACCTAACAAGAAG CCTCCTGCCAATCAATTTGATTCGGGCAATGCTGCAACTGGTCAAATCCCAACAGAGCGGCTGGGAACCCCGTTTCTCAATGATTTTATGGATCCCAACGTGTGCTTTGTACCTAATGGTTATCCTTCTACTTTCTACTATGGAG GGTATGATGGGAATGTGAATGAGTTTGATGACTATGGAATTGTAGGTCAAGATGGAATGACATCT GGAGTATATGGGGATAACGGGTCTCTTATGTATCACCATGGATATGGATATGCACCCTATGCACCATATTCGCCAGCAACTTCACCTGTTCCAACCATGGGAACTGATGGTCAGTTATATGGACCTCAGCACTACCAGTATCCACACTATTTCCAACCGCTTACTCCAAACAGTGGTCCATACTCCCCCAACCCTGTTGCTCCTCCCTTGGATGCTTCCACCTCTGTGGCTCCAGAGCAAAAACCTTTGCCTGTAGAAACAACTAATGGGAAATCCAACACTGTTGCAAATGGGGGAGTTAAGGGAAGTAATGGTGCTACTCCTTTTAAACCATCATATCAAACCTCTTCCTTTAACTCAAATAATACTTATGGAAGGGGTTCATTGCCTGGGCGTATTCCTGCATCTGGTTATCAAGATCCAAGATTTAGCTTTGATGGGATGCGGTCTTCTATCCCATGGGTGGATGGCTCAATGATTTCGGATTCACAGCTTAGACCAGTTAATAGCACAACATACAATGCTCCAATTTCAAATGGCAACAATGTTCCTTCTtcaagaaatcaaaattatcgACCAAATTCTCATTACATG GGATTGCACCAACCTCGACCAATGGGTACCGCACAGGGTTTTATGAATGTGAATAGAATTTATCCAAACAAGTTGTATGGTCAGTATGGTAACACATTTAGATCTGGGATGGGCTTTGGCACCAATGGTTATGATTTACGAACAAATGGGCGTGGTGGATGGTTGGCTGTTGATGGCAAGCATAAAACCAGGGGACGTGGTTACTTTGGTTATGGTAGTGAGAATATGGATGGCTTGAATGAGCTTAACAGAGGACCAAGGGCCAAGGGTTCCAAGAACCAAAAGGCCTCAGCGCCTGTTGCATCAGCAGTCAAAGAGCAGAATGTGCAGACAAATGGGACAACTGATGAAGAAAAGGCAACTACTGCAATTCTAGATAGAGAACAATACAACAAAGCTGATTTCCCAGAGGAGTATACTGATGCTAAATTCTTTGTGATTAAGTCATACAGTGAGGATGATGTACACAAGAGTATCAAGTATAATGTCTGGGCAAGCACCCCAAATGGAAACAAGAAGCTTGATGCTGCATACCAGGAGGCTCAGCAAAAGTCTGGTGGCTGCCCtgtatttcttttcttctcg GTCAATACAAGTGGGCAATTTGTTGGCCTTGCGGAGATGACAGGACCTGTTGATTTTAACAAGAATGTGGAGTATTGGCAACAAGATAAATGGACTGGCTGTTTCCCGGTGACATGGCATGTTGTGAAGGATGTACCCAATAGTTTGTTGAAGCACATTACTCTTGAGAACAATGAGAACAAGCCTGTCACTAACAGCCGAGACACCCAAGAG ATCAAGTTAGAACAGGGACTTAAAGTGATCAAAATATTCAAGGAACATTCTAGTAAAACTTGTATTTTGGATGACTTTGGGTTTTATGAAGCTCGACAGAAGACCATTCAAGAAAAGAAGGCTAAACAACAGCAGTTCCAGAAACAG GTATGGGAAGGAAAGCCCAtagaggaaaagaaagaagattcAAATGGTGATCTGAAGTCACAAAAATCATTGGAGTTTGCCACAGATTTGAGCAAAGAACCTACTTTCGCTGCTCAGGCCAACGGAGATGTGAAGATTTCTGAGAATGGATCAGTTGCAAAAACTGGAGATGCCTACAGGGGTGGTAAACCAGTTGTTACAGAGAAGGCGATTTTGGCAAATAGTTGCTAG